In Chanos chanos chromosome 14, fChaCha1.1, whole genome shotgun sequence, the sequence gtgtgtgtgtgtgtaagtgtgtgtgtttctttgtaacCCACTCACTCAGCTCCTGTGTGTATCCAGTGTGAGTCTCTGTCAGCGTGTGACCCTCCTTCCTACAGCTGAAGATATTGAAGGAATACCTGCGGCCCTTCTCAAATtcctctgtaaaacaaaacatttccacacacacattcctcgaAGTTCTCCACTCATACAAACCAATAACTACAGACACCAGATGACGTGTTTTACAGAAAATGAGCTGAGAGCTGGAGTGTGAGCAGGTAATTAAAACTGGTGGGGCAGTGTCAGGTAATTAAAACAGGTGGGGGAGTGTCAGGTAATTAAAGTAATTAAGGTAATTAGAGTCTTTAAAAACAGGTCATTAAAAACCCTGTCAGATGTGGTGAGGGCCATAGGCTGTGTAACTACAGAAactctgtcagtctcagaggAGAATAAGAGGATGAAGGAGGAGGTGCTGTTGACTACACGGCTCTAACTCCTGTGTTTTTAATCCGCTGTTTGACCGCGGGTCTTCATAAGAATAGAGACAGTTTATCAATAGTTCACTGTATTCATTTGCACATTAACTGTATGTGTATTTCcttattatttttctctgtttttctctgttactgtgGACAAGTTGGTAGTTTACAGTGGATACCAGCAGTAATGCACTCCTGATACCAGCCACTGTCagtcctcactcactcattgtcTAAGCCGCTCATCCATAATTTAAAACCTGATGTGTatcttatcctaattagggtcacggggggtgctggagcctgtcccagcgctcatagggcacaAGGCAttgacaggtcgccagtccatcgcagagcaggcaaacacaatcacattcatacctaggggcaatttagtgtctcccaTTCACCTGCATGCCTTTGGGGAAACCAGCGCTCCCGAAGGAAACCTATACAGACACGGGAAGGACATGCAAACCTGGCCGACCGACCGGGAATCCAGCCCAGGACCTCCGGCACTACCCACCCAACTGCCAGGCCTCCAACATATACAATACCTCCATTTCAATCAGTATAAAATGATCATACATAAAACATAAGCATCTGTTTTCCTATGTGCTaatactgtctgtctgtctgtgtgtgtgcgtgtgtgtgtgtgtgtgtgtgtgtttgcaaacgTCTTGTTTCACTGTGGTCTCAGtagttagggttaggcttagggttagggtgtttaactgtgggtttgtgtgttaggCTCACTGTGTTGGATGCTTTGTTTGGACTTTATCATCACCCTTTTCTCAGAAAAGGTCTCGTGGACAAAAAGCTGATGAAAAACACACTAACTAAAGCCTGCAGCTCCTCCTGGTTCTTCACAGGAGACGACAGAGCcactggacagagaggagaggaatctCCCCCTCCCActggacagagaggaaaggaatctccccctccctctggacagagagaagaggaatctccccctcccctcagcCTCAGATCCTCTTAGTGTAGCTTGGCGTGTGTCTGGGACTGGGAAACAGAGAGGTGTCAGTACCTGCTTCGAGGGCTATGGAATTGTGTCCAGTTGGAACAGTCCTCCACTGTAGGGAGCAAGGAACCGCACTCCCCATCATGCACCACTCCACTGTATAACCACAGAGGGCGGAGCCATCCTCCTTCCAGGAAAGAAGAAAGCCTTCGATGGCACTTCCCACAATTCTCTTTTTCAGGACCACACCATCTGTCAAAACACAACGCAAGACATTCTGAGTACTGGTGCATGAATCTGGTCTTTCCAGTCACACCTGTCACACTCAAAGGCCTCAGCTAATAGCAAAACTCTTCCACCAGTCAAAGAGGTATGGTAATTAATGCTGACAACATCAACATCGTCAACATGTTTGGTGTTGTTCAGAATACACCATAATATCTCTAAAGTCATGTCTAGTTCACATATACTGACAGGTGGTGTGTTTCCAAATCCAGTTTAAGTTTGTGAACCAAAATACTGAGACCAGTGAAGCACCGGAATTAGATTAAAGTATAGATATAAAGTCTAGATATAAAGTATAtaacagagaagagaatgtTTGTCTCAGTCTGGGTCTGGTCACCTGAGTGGACCGGGGGGATGCTGATGTAAGACGACACGGACTGGCCTGTCCCTAGCACAGCCCGTACCACCACTCTGCACGGTTCTGACCCAACACGGAAATCTTCCCGGGTCTTGGTAACGTTACGGCACACAGTCGTTCCGGATCTTTCCAGACACACTTCATACAGcttaatgtgtgagtgtgagtcacAGCTTGCCTGAGGAAGAGAACAGTTTGGGAATTATAATccagagttacagagagaggtaCAAAAACCATCCAAAACAGAACTCATCAGAACCGCCCCTGTGcttcacctcaaacacacactgcttttgATTTACAGCAACATTAACACCTCAAACAGAAAAGTCTttttctaaccctaaccctaaacgtACAgtgctccacagaactgtaaCGTCGCGTCCCAGTGCGTCCACCTGGATTGTCCTCCAAACGGCAAGCGTCACGGGGGGATCTGGAGAGAGGAGGCGAGAAAGGTCACGGGGAGATCTGGAGAGAGGACCCTGAGGACCTGCACACAGCACCCTGAGGACCTGCACACAGCACCCTGAAGCCCTGCACACAGCACCCTGAGGACCTGTACACAGCACCCTGAGGCCCTGCACACAGCTCGGGCAGTTCAGACACTGGATAAGCAGACAGCGTGTGTCCAGTGAACAGTACACTGTtgaagagaaaagggagagcaGAACTGTTTGTGCGACTCAGGGGCATAAGGGGTCGACTCACAGGTACAGAAATGTACGTCATCACTCCATTTTCCCCAGTCCTTGCCCTGCACAGCACAGCGCACCCTAGTGGAGAAACTGAAGCTGGGCAGCAACTCTAGCACTGTGACAGAATGCTCTCTCACAGCCCCTTCAACCTTCAACTcctgaaacacagcaaacaccaaTCAGATCTCTGGCCAGAGCtctgaaacacagcaaacaccaaTCAGATCTCTGGCCAGAGCtctgaaacacagcaaacaccaaTCAGATCTCTGGCCAGAGCtctgaaacacagcaaacaccaaTCAGATCTCTGGCCAGAGCTCTGCAAACTGTACAATCCTGATGTagagcaaacagaaacaaaagttAGATGAAATCTGTAATTCTACATATAATTTCAAGTATATAATGTCGAGTCAATAAGGTAATTGGGCTATCTCGTACTAAATGACACCCCTTAAAGGCAGGTGCTGAGAGGCAAGTAAAAAACAAGTAAAGTTCACCACAACTTTCCGTCCTGGATCTGTTTGGATCTGACAGACCAGCTGAAGCCCAGAGAAGCTCCCGTCTAACATCCATGAAACAGTGGCCTGAGTCGCAGCCGGACTGACAGACACATGCTGGGCTTCGGggaacactgagacacagagagagtcagatccccaccccctcccctgttacaaacacactgactggtGGAGAGGGGCGTACAGCAGTAAGGGGCAGGTATCTGTTTTTATTCCTCTGTATTATCATTCCGGTGTATTTAGGGTCaactcaaaatatttaaaaaaaaataaaaagaagataAGCACCCAAAATGAGTGTTTCACttgtttgacctctgacctgtgtCAGCGATGTCAAAGGTGAGGGTCACGCTCTCCTGTCCCAGGCTGTtcctctcagtcactctcacaACGTACTCTGTTCGGTTCAGGACCACGGGAAAACTACAGAGCGTCTCTTTGCACTCCACTGTGCCCATGTTCCTGAGTGTGCAGagtgagaggcagtgagagagagatttggttCATAATAAAGAAGATCTGTGGAGGACATGAGAGACTACAGCTGCTGTTTCAGGTGCTATTTTCTGGAGGAGTAAAAAGCAGAGACTCTGTGAGAAAAGGGGTGTGGACGGACAGGGAAGGTGCTGAGTTTGCTCTTGTACGGAAACATTCTTAAATTTCTGCTGCATCTGATAACAAAACAGGAAACCAAACATCTTAAGCACAGTAGATAGCATTAGGTGGAAATCAGATCCAGTCTTGAAGATAACAGGGGACGTGAAGCAAAGTATTCATTACCTTAGTTGAAAGTATTTAGTATTAATAAAGTATTTATTAGCACTTAGTATTTTCAGTAAATGAATTTTGACCTCTTATTTTTTAGCCGGATAATCGTCCTTCAGTGTAATGAGAGCTGCTTTCCTTACGTAGAGGTGGGCATTACAATGCCAAACACAAGTGAAAACTAATCATTTCACCCTATGAACATTGctgatgttaaaaatgaaactcACTCCACATGAAGGGCGTAATTACGCTTATTTGAGCCACTTAAGTTGGGGGGTCTACCAGGCCTCCAGGAGCAAGTCACTGTCCTCATGTCCACAGTCTCACAACTCACATTCTGTAATTTCTGAGGaggaactgaagaaaaacattgtATTACATATTCTAAAATCTTTTCATTCTCTTACAATAAAAATCCTATGCAGCATACACCTTTATTATAATATCAGAGCTAAAAATTTACTCACAAGTAACGTAGTTTAAAGCTACTCTCTCATAGCCTTTTGAATCACGACATCCAAAATTGACCCCCAAAGCTCGGCTGGCGTTAAGGTTTGTCACATTGATGGCTCTGACATGCTCTCCCACGCTAATGACCGGGTACAGGCTGTTATTGAATGTGATTTTAGTTATTTCTGTTCCACGTCGAGGTACACAGCAAAAGAGAACAGAGGCGCCTTCTCGGAGAATTTGATCTTTGGGAAACATCTTGGTGTTTTTCCCGTCTTGGTTCTGATCTCCTACAATACAGAGACTTGGGTGCTAGTTAGGGATCCACTGAAGAGCGAGCTAGCTAAGTGTTAATTGTGAATTGTTAACTGTTAATTAATTGTTAATCTATCAAGAGAAGCATTTACAGTGACAAATGATTCCCATTGAAACGCACCACAAACTGACTATAGTCggttttacagtcagtgcacTGACTAGACGTACTCTAAAATTACTTTACCGAAATTGGTTTTCCATGGAGTCCATTCACTGGAGAAGGACGCGTTTATGATACGCCTTAGGCGCACGGAGTGGTCTGCACATTGTAACGGCAGCTGCGAGGTCCATATCCACGAGTAGGGTATGCTTGCTTTCTTATCAGACTTTATGCTGATGTTAGTCTAATcacaagagagtgagagcaaacagagagattCAAGTTACTCGTGTGCATTATATAGAAAGTGAAACATATTACTTTTTTACCCACCTGGAGAATGTTGTCAAAGGTTTCTGTGCGACCAACTTGGATTTCATACGTCGCATCTACATCCTCCTGTATACAACCGTCTGACCACTGAACTTCCAATCTCCACATATTCACTGGGCGAAGCTGCTCAATTACAGGTCCAGCGACATCGCATCCTGTCAGAATTGGACAACATAGGCCTGACATAAGGAAGACAAAATACTGCACTTGAAAGAACTTTTAGAAAATTATCATCTCTAACCGACTGCTAGACACCTCCGAATGCCAGATAATGCAAACGTCAGGATGATAACCAAACCGCAAATTTGTATTTTCTgaagcattttgctttttttttctgttgttttcagcTGTAACCAGAGGGTTGACGAATGGTGAAGAGAGTGCTCGTCAACGCAGCCGCTCTCTCTGTACAAAGCGACCGCAGAACTGTGAGAAGGACGCATACATTTCACAATCAGAGGACAAGCCGTTTTCCGCCCTAAACTACTGTATGCATTTTTACTGAACTACTGTAGAATGTTTTCACTGACTGCCAGATGGTGAGACAACAAACGggaaatttatttttaaaaacaaaagaattttaGCAAGGCACTTTTACTGATTCTTTacagttcattcatttcacatttaatcaGTAGTTTTCTTCAATTCCATTGTAGTAGGGTCAACCAAGTCGCATTATTATAGTTTGGTGACATCTTGAGGTATGTGATGGAAGCTGCTCACCGAGTGCAATACCATTCACAGTGAACTGAGGCGAGAGAACACCGTCACTatgttttcacacagaacagtttTCCACATTAAATTAACGATACACTATTACATAAATGTAAGCCATTTGGAAATTTGGCTGTAAAATGAACGTGTGTAGGCTATATACGTGTTTATTAATCTGCCATATATTATGTGCCGTCGGGTAACTCAATAAATCAGAATATTTTAGAATTATTAGAGAATTATTCTATCTCgtgtttttaatttcagacGATTCGTTTCAGAAGCCAGTCGTACAACCAGTACCACATACTTAATGTGGAGAGTACACTTTAGGATGCCGCCCACGCCGAACAGGGTAGGGCCAAATCAGAGATTGTAAAAGTGAGAGTCAGATGTACAActcacggtaaaaaaaaaaaaaaaaaatatatatatatatatatatatatatataaatatatatcgTAGGCCTACCGTTTAAGGATGGATTTATGGCCATACAAGTGAGTAAACCGTGGAAGTTAGTATCGTTTTGTATGAAAAATTAGATCGACACAAACTTTGTGATTTTGTCGAAAATGCTGTAAATTAACATGAAGTTATTGCAGACCATAGACGATACCCAACAAACTTacattttcctttcctttgtctt encodes:
- the osmr gene encoding leukemia inhibitory factor receptor; this translates as MSQFTVNGIALGCDVAGPVIEQLRPVNMWRLEVQWSDGCIQEDVDATYEIQVGRTETFDNILQTNISIKSDKKASIPYSWIWTSQLPLQCADHSVRLRRIINASFSSEWTPWKTNFGDQNQDGKNTKMFPKDQILREGASVLFCCVPRRGTEITKITFNNSLYPVISVGEHVRAINVTNLNASRALGVNFGCRDSKGYERVALNYVTFPPQKLQNVSCETVDMRTVTCSWRPGRPPNLSGSNKRNYALHVENMGTVECKETLCSFPVVLNRTEYVVRVTERNSLGQESVTLTFDIADTVFPEAQHVSVSPAATQATVSWMLDGSFSGLQLVCQIQTDPGRKVVELKVEGAVREHSVTVLELLPSFSFSTRVRCAVQGKDWGKWSDDVHFCTYPPVTLAVWRTIQVDALGRDVTVLWSTASCDSHSHIKLYEVCLERSGTTVCRNVTKTREDFRVGSEPCRVVVRAVLGTGQSVSSYISIPPVHSDGVVLKKRIVGSAIEGFLLSWKEDGSALCGYTVEWCMMGSAVPCSLQWRTVPTGHNSIALEAEEFEKGRRYSFNIFSCRKEGHTLTETHTGYTQELKPTLIPQISPSLSVTMSSVTLEWSYDEDDPRHPGFISGYQITVHNQDPWSTSHYSRNVSVNDPRVKQVTVSDLQPQTLYTFSLAAQTSAGSGPETRRQITTLPNCESEQMDQRSGVRIKASAKIQAVRVEECPYCDVEVVNATLVLEKMSLMHQTEPGLQVISSHPGYCPQTPSAMLDEPTNLDVMSITNRSYVPMGVYSSAQEEALNRENTAQEEAQSEENLPLHPSDYVTTVAILKL